A stretch of the Panicum virgatum strain AP13 chromosome 9N, P.virgatum_v5, whole genome shotgun sequence genome encodes the following:
- the LOC120692975 gene encoding uncharacterized protein LOC120692975, which yields MVLTKEDELFFRNAFKLADVVSYLESQEYTLEELRLLLKTVYKKLGPHRKLMEIFIKEEMPHSCTSDEELNKNLVLSHIEVKVDVLMKMVEKGDSEILKTMAKNKDWGSMKVFGRTWDLTKVISFIQWLWWLLTGM from the exons ATGGTTTTAACCAAAGAGGATGAGCTGTTTTTCCGGAATGCATTCAAG CTTGCAGATGTTGTCAGTTATTTGGAGTCCCAGGAGTATACTCTGGAAGAGTTGAGATTGCTCCTGAAGACTGTATACAAGAAACTTGGTCCACACCGAAAACTGATGGAGAttttcatcaaggag GAAATGCCCCACAGCTGCACATCAGATGAAGAGTTGAACAAGAACCTAGTTCTTTCACACATTGAAGTGAAGGTTGATGTTTTGATGAAGATGGTTGAGAAAGGTGACTCCGAGATATTGAAGACTATGGCCAAAAATAAAGATTGGGGTTCCATGAAAGTTTTCGGACGGACATG GGATTTGACGAAGGTGATTTCTTTTATTCAGTGGTTGTGGTGGTTGTTAACTGGAATGTG A
- the LOC120687620 gene encoding uncharacterized protein LOC120687620, which translates to MSPRLFGSSMPTEAQVWSWNVQVLNGCKSEEWTNSSSRVLRVLGSVGDPDHRELNRLAAWPATRALSTQWSDCVSTELVTLASSTNCTGHGNTKYDNGGSKAQS; encoded by the exons ATGAGCCCCCGCCTCTTCGGCAGCTCCATGCCCACCGAG GCACAAGTGTGGAGCTGGAATGTGCAAGTGCTAAATGGGTGTAAATCGGAAGAATGGACTAATTCATCCAGCCGTGTACTGCGGGTTCTTGGGAGTGTGGGTGATCCTGATCACAGGGAGCTGAACCGCCTTGCTGCCTGGCCTGCAACCAGGGCGTTAAGCACTCAATGGTCCGACTGTGTGTCAACTGAATTGGT CACATTGGCTTCTTCCACAAATTGTACAGGACACGGGAACACAAAATATGACAACGGTGGGTCAAAGGCTCAAAGCTGA
- the LOC120688726 gene encoding uncharacterized protein LOC120688726: MKPGAGCVAASRSGCGTVAFSWEQEPGVSKQKQGPAEAMEPTAGAPRADAASRATPAPAKKAPPPPAHRHRLRVPPPPGGPGAPAVSPPPGKSGGGSRSRRVRPRDDPFLAAYLACTDNDGSSSRGTRKLLGWAGLGLGLGLGLRGFGLSCKNSCGAECVVTLARILEPDEDLNLG; encoded by the coding sequence ATGAAGCCCGGAGCCGGATGTGTGGCGGCGAGCAGGTCCGGCTGCGGCACAGTGGCCTTCTCGTGGGAGCAGGAGCCGGGGGTGTCCAAGCAGAAGCAGGGCCCGGCAGAAGCCATGGAGCCCACCGCCGGGGCGCCCCGCGCGGACGCTGCCAGCAGGGCGACGCCGGCGCCCGCCAAGaaggcgcctccgcctcctgcgCACCGGCACCGGCTGCGCGTGCCGCCACCTCCAGGAGGGCCGGGCGCGCCGgccgtctcgccgccgcccgggaagagcggcggcgggtcgAGGAGCCGCCGCGTCAGGCCGCGGGACGACCCGTTCCTCGCAGCCTACCTGGCGTGCACGGACaacgacggcagcagcagcagggggaCCCGGAAGCTGCTTGGCTGGGCAGGGCTTGGGCTCGGTCTCGGACTCGGCCTGCGTGGGTTCGGGCTCTCTTGCAAGAACTCGTGCGGGGCGGAGTGCGTCGTGACACTGGCTAGAATCTTAGAACCCGATGAGGATTTGAATCTTGGCtga